CGCCCCAGATATCAGTCTGGATCACCAGATCTGCAATTTTTTGATGTGGCCCTCACGTCCATGTTTCATCTGGCCGCAGCGGGCTATTCCCGAACTCTTTTGAGCATCGCGCGGCCAAACGGAACCAGTCCGGCCTCACCCAGAAAATGCGGCGTTGTCACCAGCCGGATGGACTGCCGGGGCTGGGTATCCAGATTTTGGGCGGTGTAGCTTTCGCCGCTGTCGGTACCGCTGTCCCAGGCCCAGAGCGTGATCTCCTGCTGTTCAATCCACTTATCGTCCTGGATCAGGGAGACATCGGCGGCCCCTGTGAACCAGTCCGGGCTTGGCGCGATCATGGTGACGAAGGAAAGCAGCGGATGCGACTTCTTCGCGGTGATTGTCATCGTCACCTGGCCGGGAACCTTTTTCAGCGCACCAGCCTCGATGATCGCATCAAGACGATCGCGCCGTTGAGCTTCCGCCATTTCGGCTTTCATGATGGATGTGCGGCCGTTTTCGGCCACCAGTTCCAGACCACTGGAAGCGGTATCGCCATCTCTGAACATCGTGTAGCGACCATGATGTGTTGCTGCGAGCACGCTTGAAAGGTGCGCACCCAGCGGAAACTCCAATGGATTGGTTTCCGCGCTCCAGGTGATGTCCAGCTCTAGTTGGTATGTCGCTGTCTCGTCCGCATCCATGGCCGAGATTGGTGCCACCAACAACATCAATGCTGCAATCGTGCCGATCGACGTTCGTGAAACTGCTTGTCTTGACCCCATAAACCCGTCTCCC
The DNA window shown above is from Hoeflea phototrophica DFL-43 and carries:
- a CDS encoding spondin domain-containing protein, coding for MRGLAKPSFESEACTGQYEPGQDSKQNRGDGFMGSRQAVSRTSIGTIAALMLLVAPISAMDADETATYQLELDITWSAETNPLEFPLGAHLSSVLAATHHGRYTMFRDGDTASSGLELVAENGRTSIMKAEMAEAQRRDRLDAIIEAGALKKVPGQVTMTITAKKSHPLLSFVTMIAPSPDWFTGAADVSLIQDDKWIEQQEITLWAWDSGTDSGESYTAQNLDTQPRQSIRLVTTPHFLGEAGLVPFGRAMLKRVRE